The following proteins come from a genomic window of Streptomyces sp. GS7:
- a CDS encoding alpha/beta fold hydrolase, with amino-acid sequence MPTFSAPDGTQLAYQEQGEGGEPLLCIPGGPMRAAAYLGDLGGLSRHRRLIMLDLRGTGGSAVPADPATYRCDRQVDDVESLRAHLGTDRVDLLAHSAGGDLALLYAARYPRRVRSLTLVTARARAVGVDFTEEHRREAASLRSAEPWFPEAHAAYEAVWAGSATDAEWDAIAPFFYGRWDAVAAAHAAGEVAQTNEPAAEIYASRGAFDPAAARAALAAGEARVLVLAGGKDGGPLPRVAADIAELLPGAELAVQRDAGHYPWLDDPHHFTRTVEEFLSAGKPGR; translated from the coding sequence ATGCCCACCTTCAGCGCGCCCGACGGGACCCAACTCGCCTACCAGGAACAAGGAGAAGGCGGGGAACCGCTGCTCTGTATTCCCGGTGGGCCCATGCGCGCCGCCGCCTATCTCGGCGATCTCGGCGGGCTCTCGCGGCACCGCCGGCTGATCATGCTCGATCTGCGCGGCACCGGCGGCTCGGCCGTCCCCGCCGACCCGGCGACGTACCGCTGCGACCGACAGGTCGACGATGTCGAGTCGCTCCGCGCCCACCTGGGAACGGACCGCGTCGATCTTCTCGCCCACTCCGCGGGCGGTGATCTCGCGCTGCTCTACGCGGCCCGGTACCCGCGGCGCGTCCGCTCGCTCACGCTGGTCACGGCCCGTGCGCGGGCCGTGGGCGTCGATTTCACCGAGGAGCACCGCCGGGAGGCGGCCTCGCTGCGGTCGGCCGAGCCGTGGTTCCCGGAGGCGCACGCCGCCTACGAAGCCGTGTGGGCCGGTTCCGCGACGGACGCGGAATGGGACGCCATCGCCCCGTTCTTCTACGGCCGTTGGGATGCGGTCGCCGCGGCCCACGCCGCCGGCGAAGTGGCGCAGACCAACGAACCGGCCGCGGAGATCTATGCCTCCCGCGGCGCGTTCGACCCGGCCGCGGCACGTGCCGCCCTCGCCGCCGGGGAGGCACGGGTCCTGGTCCTCGCGGGTGGGAAGGACGGCGGCCCGCTCCCCCGCGTCGCCGCCGACATCGCCGAACTGCTCCCCGGCGCCGAACTGGCCGTCCAACGGGACGCCGGCCACTACCCATGGCTCGACGATCCCCACCACTTCACCCGGACCGTCGAGGAATTCCTCTCGGCGGGGAAACCCGGCCGTTAA
- a CDS encoding vitamin B12-dependent ribonucleotide reductase, translating to MTETTSGPARGSRAKGSKVSKGLRIERIHTTPGVHPYDEVEWARRDVVMTNWRDGSVNFEQRGVEFPEFWSVNAVNIVTSKYFRGAVGSPNRESSLKQLIDRVVKTYRKSGEENGYFASPADAEIFEHELAHALLHQIFSFNSPVWFNVGTQQPQQVSACFILSVDDSMESILDWYKEEGMIFKGGSGAGLNLSRIRSSKELLSSGGNASGPVSFMRGADASAGTIKSGGATRRAAKMVVLDVDHPDVEAFIETKVKEEEKIRALRDAGFDMDLGGDDITSVQYQNANNSVRVNDEFMKAVESGAKFGLRGRMTGEVIEEVDAKGLFRKMAEAAWACADPGIQYDDTINHWHTSPETGRITASNPCSEYMHLDNSSCNLASLNLLKFLRDDDQGNQSFDAARFAKVVELVITAMDISICFADFPTEKIGETTRAFRQLGIGYANLGALLMATGHAYDSDGGRALAGAITSLMTGTSYKRSAELAAVVGPYDGYARNADAHKRVMKQHSDANGSAVRMDDLDTPVWAAATEAWQDVLRFGEKNGFRNAQASVLAPTGTIGLMMDCDTTGVEPDLALVKFKKLVGGGSMQIVNNTVPKALKRLGYQPEQVEAIVAHIAEHGNVVDAPGLKPEHYEVFDCAMGERSISPMGHVRMMAAAQPFLSGAISKTVNVPETATVEEIEDVYFQGWKLGLKALAIYRDNCKVGQPLSAKKKEEEKKAEPAAQTAEKKVVEYRPVRKRLPKGRPGITTSFTVGGAEGYMTANSYPDDGLGEVFLKMSKQGSTLAGMMDAFSIAVSVGLQYGVPLETYVSKFVNMRFEPAGMTDDPDVRMAQSIVDYIFRRLALDFLPFETRSALGIHSVEERQRHLETGSYEPAEDEVDVEGLAQSAPRQTEATPTVKIVEEPAAPAPKQAHTNAELVEMQLGINADAPLCFSCGTKMQRAGSCYLCEGCGSTSGCS from the coding sequence ATGACAGAGACGACGAGCGGCCCGGCACGAGGCTCCCGCGCCAAGGGCAGCAAGGTGAGCAAGGGTCTGCGTATCGAGCGCATCCACACCACCCCCGGCGTGCATCCGTACGACGAGGTCGAGTGGGCGCGCCGTGACGTCGTCATGACCAACTGGCGCGACGGCTCGGTCAACTTCGAGCAGCGTGGCGTCGAGTTCCCCGAGTTCTGGTCGGTGAACGCGGTCAACATCGTCACGAGCAAGTACTTCCGCGGTGCGGTGGGCTCCCCGAACCGGGAGTCGAGCCTGAAGCAGCTCATCGACCGGGTCGTCAAGACGTACCGGAAGAGCGGCGAGGAGAACGGTTACTTCGCCTCCCCGGCCGACGCCGAGATCTTCGAGCACGAGCTGGCCCACGCCCTGCTCCACCAGATCTTCAGCTTCAACTCCCCGGTGTGGTTCAACGTCGGCACCCAGCAGCCGCAGCAGGTCAGCGCCTGCTTCATCCTCTCCGTGGACGACTCCATGGAGTCGATCCTGGACTGGTACAAGGAAGAGGGGATGATCTTCAAGGGCGGCTCCGGCGCCGGCCTGAACCTCTCCCGTATCCGCTCCTCCAAGGAGCTGCTCTCCTCCGGCGGCAACGCCTCCGGCCCGGTCTCCTTCATGCGTGGCGCCGACGCCTCCGCCGGAACGATCAAGTCCGGTGGCGCCACCCGCCGCGCGGCCAAGATGGTCGTCCTCGACGTCGACCACCCCGACGTCGAGGCGTTCATCGAGACCAAGGTCAAGGAAGAGGAGAAGATCCGCGCGCTGCGCGACGCGGGCTTCGACATGGACCTGGGCGGCGACGACATCACGTCCGTCCAGTACCAGAACGCCAACAACTCGGTCCGCGTGAACGACGAGTTCATGAAGGCCGTCGAGTCCGGCGCCAAGTTCGGGCTGCGCGGCCGGATGACCGGCGAGGTCATCGAGGAGGTCGACGCCAAGGGCCTGTTCCGCAAGATGGCCGAGGCCGCCTGGGCCTGCGCCGACCCCGGCATCCAGTACGACGACACCATCAACCACTGGCACACCTCGCCGGAGACGGGCCGGATCACCGCGTCCAACCCGTGCAGCGAGTACATGCACCTGGACAACTCCTCGTGCAACCTCGCCTCGCTCAACCTCCTGAAGTTCCTCCGCGACGACGACCAGGGCAACCAGTCCTTCGACGCCGCGCGCTTCGCCAAGGTCGTCGAGTTGGTCATCACGGCGATGGACATCTCGATCTGCTTCGCGGACTTCCCCACCGAGAAGATCGGCGAGACCACCCGCGCCTTCCGCCAGCTGGGCATCGGCTACGCCAACCTCGGCGCCCTGCTGATGGCCACCGGCCACGCCTACGACTCCGACGGCGGTCGCGCGCTGGCGGGTGCCATCACCTCCCTGATGACCGGCACCTCCTACAAGCGCTCCGCCGAACTGGCCGCGGTCGTCGGCCCGTACGACGGCTACGCCCGGAACGCCGACGCCCACAAGCGCGTCATGAAGCAGCACTCCGACGCCAACGGCAGCGCGGTGCGGATGGACGACCTGGACACCCCGGTCTGGGCCGCGGCCACCGAAGCCTGGCAGGACGTGCTCCGCTTCGGCGAGAAGAACGGCTTCCGCAACGCCCAGGCGTCCGTGCTGGCCCCGACCGGCACCATCGGCCTGATGATGGACTGCGACACCACGGGCGTCGAGCCGGACCTGGCCCTGGTCAAGTTCAAGAAGCTGGTCGGCGGCGGCTCCATGCAGATCGTGAACAACACGGTCCCCAAGGCGCTCAAGCGGCTCGGCTACCAGCCCGAGCAGGTCGAGGCGATCGTCGCCCACATCGCCGAGCACGGCAACGTCGTCGACGCCCCCGGCCTCAAGCCGGAGCACTACGAGGTCTTCGACTGCGCCATGGGCGAGCGCTCCATCTCCCCGATGGGCCATGTCCGCATGATGGCCGCGGCCCAGCCGTTCCTCTCCGGCGCGATCTCCAAGACGGTCAACGTCCCGGAGACCGCCACCGTCGAGGAGATCGAGGACGTCTACTTCCAGGGCTGGAAGCTCGGCCTGAAGGCGCTCGCGATCTACCGCGACAACTGCAAGGTCGGCCAGCCCCTCTCCGCCAAGAAGAAGGAAGAGGAGAAGAAGGCCGAGCCCGCCGCGCAGACCGCGGAGAAGAAGGTCGTCGAGTACCGCCCGGTCCGCAAGCGCCTCCCCAAGGGCCGCCCGGGGATCACCACCTCCTTCACCGTCGGCGGCGCCGAGGGCTACATGACCGCCAACTCCTACCCGGACGACGGTCTCGGCGAGGTCTTCCTGAAGATGTCCAAGCAGGGCTCGACCCTCGCGGGCATGATGGACGCCTTCTCCATCGCGGTGTCGGTCGGCCTCCAGTACGGCGTGCCGCTGGAGACGTACGTCTCGAAGTTCGTCAACATGCGCTTCGAGCCGGCCGGTATGACCGACGACCCGGACGTGCGGATGGCGCAGTCGATCGTCGACTACATCTTCCGCCGCCTGGCGCTGGACTTCCTGCCGTTCGAGACCCGCTCGGCACTGGGCATCCACTCCGTCGAGGAGCGCCAGCGCCACCTGGAGACCGGTTCGTACGAGCCGGCCGAGGACGAGGTCGACGTCGAGGGGCTGGCCCAGTCCGCCCCGCGCCAGACGGAGGCCACCCCGACGGTGAAGATCGTCGAGGAGCCCGCCGCGCCGGCCCCGAAGCAGGCGCACACCAACGCCGAACTGGTCGAGATGCAGCTGGGCATCAACGCCGACGCGCCGCTCTGCTTCTCCTGCGGCACGAAGATGCAGCGGGCCGGCAGCTGCTACCTCTGCGAGGGCTGCGGCTCCACGAGCGGCTGCAGCTGA